A single region of the Triticum dicoccoides isolate Atlit2015 ecotype Zavitan chromosome 2B, WEW_v2.0, whole genome shotgun sequence genome encodes:
- the LOC119368698 gene encoding peroxidase P7-like, producing MASSSVVPSCVALALLLLVALAATANGDELSAGYYEKTCPNVQRVVRSVMASSVAAQPRMAPAVLRLFFHDCFINGCDASVLLEATPFSPSEKDVEPNASLTGYTVIDDIKSALEHDCPATVSCADVIALASRDAVALLGGPTWSVPLGRKDSRFAADPESTKKGLPSPRDNLGELVTMFSRLNLDARDMTALSGAHTVGMANCLHYSDRVYGTDRDEEIDPSFAQTMQQMCQGPSGKASFDVQTPMRFDNAYYRNLIARRGLLTSDQTLYGGGGLQDNLVEMYSTDGEAFARDFAKAMVKMGNVPPPKGMPVEVRLKCSMPNY from the exons ATGGCGTCCTCCAGCGTCGTCCCTTCTTGCGTTGCACTTGCGCTGCTCCTCTTGGTTGCTCTCGCTGCCACCGCCAATGGCGACGAGCTCTCCGCGGGTTACTACGAGAAGACGTGCCCCAACGTGCAGCGCGTCGTGCGGTCAGTGATGGCGAGCAGCGTCGCCGCCCAGCCGAGGATGGCACCCGCcgtcctccgcctcttcttccacGACTGCTTCATCAAC GGATGTGATGCTTCTGTTCTCCTGGAAGCAACCCCCTTCTCCCCCAGCGAGAAGGATGTAGAGCCGAACGCCTCCCTCACCGGCTACACCGTCATCGACGACATCAAGTCCGCCCTCGAGCACGACTGCCCGGCAACCGTCTCCTGCGCTGATGTTATCGCCCTGGCGTCCCGCGACGCCGTCGCCCTGCTCGGAGGCCCCACCTGGAGCGTgcccctcggccgcaaggactcgcGCTTCGCGGCCGACCCAGAGTCCACCAAGAAGGGCCTCCCCAGCCCGCGCGACAACCTCGGCGAGCTCGTCACCATGTTTTCAAGGCTCAACCTCGACGCGCGTGATATGACCGCGCTCTCCGGTGCACACACCGTCGGGATGGCCAACTGCCTGCACTACAGCGACCGCGTCTACGGCACCGACCGCGATGAGGAGATCGACCCATCCTTCGCACAGACCATGCAGCAGATGTGCCAGGGTCCTTCTGGTAAAGCGTCGTTTGACGTGCAGACTCCGATGAGGTTCGACAACGCTTACTACCGGAACCTTATCGCGCGGCGCGGTCTCCTCACCTCCGACCAGACTCtctacggcggtggaggtttgcagGACAATCTCGTGGAGATGTACAGCACCGACGGTGAGGCGTTCGCGAGGGACTTCGCCAAGGCCATGGTGAAGATGGGAAACGTACCTCCGCCCAAAGGAATGCCCGTGGAGGTGAGGCTCAAGTGCTCCATGCCCAACTATTGA